One Etheostoma cragini isolate CJK2018 chromosome 19, CSU_Ecrag_1.0, whole genome shotgun sequence DNA segment encodes these proteins:
- the tkfc gene encoding triokinase/FMN cyclase isoform X2, with the protein MEPKKKLINSVDSCVDEALCGLVRASGGLSLLKGHRVVLRSDMDSLTGKVALLSGGGSGHEPAHGGYLGAGMLSAAVAGGVFASPPPASILAAILRLHHAGASGVLLIVKNYTGDRLNFGLAAEQARNHGVAVDMVIVAEDCAFDQPSKAGRRGLCGTVFIHKLAGALAEEGCRLDQIVSKVTEILKGIGTLGVSLSPCSVPGCLPSFDLPPGDMELGLGIHGEPGIKRLKVASANELVKTMIDHMTNPDSQSHLPLKSGDSVVVCVNNLGALSCLEMAVVTGATITCLENRGVVVARVMSGSFMTSLEMAGVSLTLMRANQETLRLFDAKTSAPAWPNLSSVCVSGRSYITDPRAVSPRPQADTHSAGPLSPVMRKALEMVCSTLLEKQEELNSLDRAAGDGDCGNTHAQAAKAIREWLQDHVVPGCPGQLLSVLAGLVQEKMGGSSGALYSLFLTAAAAHLTEGQNNAAAWASAMHAGTQAIRRYGAADPGDRTMLDALCPAVDELMKLTAAPPGGQMAVLQAAVQKASSGAESTRDLTARAGRASYIAAERVTRPDPGAVAVAAILRAVLESLDGQE; encoded by the exons ATGGAG cctAAAAAGAAGTTGATAAACTCAGTGGACAGCTGTGTGGACGAAGCTCTGTGTGGCCTGGTCCGGGCCAGCGGGGGCCTGTCTCTGCTGAAGGGTCACAGAGTTGTGCTCCGGTCCGACATGGACAGCCTGACGGGCAAAGTGGCCCTGCTGTCCGGAGGGGGGTCTGGACACGAGCCGGCACACGGGG GTTATCTTGGTGCAGGCATGCTGTCAGCGGCTGTAGCAGGAGGAGTATttgcttctcctcctcctgccagCATCCTGGCTGCCATTCTCCGCTTGCACCATGCAG GCGCCTCCGGCGTCCTGCTCATTGTGAAGAACTACACCGGAGACCGCCTCAACTTTGGCTTGGCTGCAGAACAGGCCCGTAACCATGGCGTCGCTGTTGACATGGTGATAGTTGCCGAGGACTGCGCCTTTGACCAACCCAGTAAGGCCGGCAGGAGGGGCTTGTGTGGCACCGTCTTCATTCACAAg CTGGCAGGTGCCTTAGCAGAAGAAGGCTGCCGATTGGACCAGATTGTTTCCAAGGTGACGGAAATTTTAAAGGGGATTG GGACACTGGGGGTGAGTCTGTCTCCGTGCAGCGTCCCCGGCTGCCTGCCGTCTTTCGACCTGCCGCCCGGAGACATGGAGCTGGGACTGG GGATCCACGGTGAGCCTGGAATCAAAAGGTTAAAG GTGGCTTCTGCAAATGAGCTGGTGAAGACTATGATAGATCACATGACCAACcctgacagccaatcacatcTGCCCCTAAAATCAG GAGacagtgtggttgtgtgtgtgaacaacCTCGGAGCTCTGTCTTGTCTGGAGATGGCTGTGGTTACTGGAGCAACCATCACCTGTCTGG AGAATCGCGGTGTGGTGGTTGCCAGGGTGATGTCGGGGTCGTTCATGACATCGCTGGAGATGGCGGGAGTGTCGTTGACCCTGATGAGGGCCAACCAGGAAACACTGAGGCTGTTTG ATGCTAAGACCAGCGCCCCCGCCTGGCCAAACCTCAGCAGCGTGTGTGTGAGCGGGCGCAGCTACATCACTGACCCCCGAGCCGTGAGCCCACGACCGCAGGCCGACACACACTCTGCAG ggCCGCTGAGTCCTGTGATGCGTAAAGCTTTAGAAATGGTTTGTTCCACACTGTTGGAAAAGCAGGAAGAACTCAACTCCCTGGACCGGGCTGCAGGGGACGGAGACTGTGGCAACACTCACGCGCAGGCTGCTAAAG CCATTCGGGAGTGGCTCCAGGACCATGTGGTCCCCGGTTGCCCCGGCCAACTGTTATCAGTCCTCGCTGGATTGGTGCAGGAGAAGATGGGCGGGTCTTCAGGAGCG CTGTACAGTCTGTTCCTGACTGCAGCTGCTGCTCACCTCACTGAGGGGCAGAACAACGCTGCAGCCTGGGCGAgtgcaatgcatgctgggacacAGGCAATAAGGAG GTATGGGGCGGCTGACCCTGGAGACAGGACGATG TTGGATGCGTTGTGTCCTGCTGTGGACGAGCTGATGAAGCTAACAGCAGCACCGCCTGGTGGACAGATGGCTGTACTCCAGGCTGCCGTGCAG AAAGCGTCCTCGGGGGCGGAGTCGACCCGTGACCTCACGGCGAGGGCGGGGCGAGCCAGCTACATCGCGGCCGAGCGGGTCACCCGGCCCGACCCCGGCGCCGTGGCGGTGGCCGCCATCCTGAGAGCCGTGCTGGAGTCGCTGGATGGGCAGGAGTAA
- the tkfc gene encoding triokinase/FMN cyclase isoform X1, with product MGSEGKAPKKKLINSVDSCVDEALCGLVRASGGLSLLKGHRVVLRSDMDSLTGKVALLSGGGSGHEPAHGGYLGAGMLSAAVAGGVFASPPPASILAAILRLHHAGASGVLLIVKNYTGDRLNFGLAAEQARNHGVAVDMVIVAEDCAFDQPSKAGRRGLCGTVFIHKLAGALAEEGCRLDQIVSKVTEILKGIGTLGVSLSPCSVPGCLPSFDLPPGDMELGLGIHGEPGIKRLKVASANELVKTMIDHMTNPDSQSHLPLKSGDSVVVCVNNLGALSCLEMAVVTGATITCLENRGVVVARVMSGSFMTSLEMAGVSLTLMRANQETLRLFDAKTSAPAWPNLSSVCVSGRSYITDPRAVSPRPQADTHSAGPLSPVMRKALEMVCSTLLEKQEELNSLDRAAGDGDCGNTHAQAAKAIREWLQDHVVPGCPGQLLSVLAGLVQEKMGGSSGALYSLFLTAAAAHLTEGQNNAAAWASAMHAGTQAIRRYGAADPGDRTMLDALCPAVDELMKLTAAPPGGQMAVLQAAVQKASSGAESTRDLTARAGRASYIAAERVTRPDPGAVAVAAILRAVLESLDGQE from the exons ATGGGAAGTGAAGGAAAAGCT cctAAAAAGAAGTTGATAAACTCAGTGGACAGCTGTGTGGACGAAGCTCTGTGTGGCCTGGTCCGGGCCAGCGGGGGCCTGTCTCTGCTGAAGGGTCACAGAGTTGTGCTCCGGTCCGACATGGACAGCCTGACGGGCAAAGTGGCCCTGCTGTCCGGAGGGGGGTCTGGACACGAGCCGGCACACGGGG GTTATCTTGGTGCAGGCATGCTGTCAGCGGCTGTAGCAGGAGGAGTATttgcttctcctcctcctgccagCATCCTGGCTGCCATTCTCCGCTTGCACCATGCAG GCGCCTCCGGCGTCCTGCTCATTGTGAAGAACTACACCGGAGACCGCCTCAACTTTGGCTTGGCTGCAGAACAGGCCCGTAACCATGGCGTCGCTGTTGACATGGTGATAGTTGCCGAGGACTGCGCCTTTGACCAACCCAGTAAGGCCGGCAGGAGGGGCTTGTGTGGCACCGTCTTCATTCACAAg CTGGCAGGTGCCTTAGCAGAAGAAGGCTGCCGATTGGACCAGATTGTTTCCAAGGTGACGGAAATTTTAAAGGGGATTG GGACACTGGGGGTGAGTCTGTCTCCGTGCAGCGTCCCCGGCTGCCTGCCGTCTTTCGACCTGCCGCCCGGAGACATGGAGCTGGGACTGG GGATCCACGGTGAGCCTGGAATCAAAAGGTTAAAG GTGGCTTCTGCAAATGAGCTGGTGAAGACTATGATAGATCACATGACCAACcctgacagccaatcacatcTGCCCCTAAAATCAG GAGacagtgtggttgtgtgtgtgaacaacCTCGGAGCTCTGTCTTGTCTGGAGATGGCTGTGGTTACTGGAGCAACCATCACCTGTCTGG AGAATCGCGGTGTGGTGGTTGCCAGGGTGATGTCGGGGTCGTTCATGACATCGCTGGAGATGGCGGGAGTGTCGTTGACCCTGATGAGGGCCAACCAGGAAACACTGAGGCTGTTTG ATGCTAAGACCAGCGCCCCCGCCTGGCCAAACCTCAGCAGCGTGTGTGTGAGCGGGCGCAGCTACATCACTGACCCCCGAGCCGTGAGCCCACGACCGCAGGCCGACACACACTCTGCAG ggCCGCTGAGTCCTGTGATGCGTAAAGCTTTAGAAATGGTTTGTTCCACACTGTTGGAAAAGCAGGAAGAACTCAACTCCCTGGACCGGGCTGCAGGGGACGGAGACTGTGGCAACACTCACGCGCAGGCTGCTAAAG CCATTCGGGAGTGGCTCCAGGACCATGTGGTCCCCGGTTGCCCCGGCCAACTGTTATCAGTCCTCGCTGGATTGGTGCAGGAGAAGATGGGCGGGTCTTCAGGAGCG CTGTACAGTCTGTTCCTGACTGCAGCTGCTGCTCACCTCACTGAGGGGCAGAACAACGCTGCAGCCTGGGCGAgtgcaatgcatgctgggacacAGGCAATAAGGAG GTATGGGGCGGCTGACCCTGGAGACAGGACGATG TTGGATGCGTTGTGTCCTGCTGTGGACGAGCTGATGAAGCTAACAGCAGCACCGCCTGGTGGACAGATGGCTGTACTCCAGGCTGCCGTGCAG AAAGCGTCCTCGGGGGCGGAGTCGACCCGTGACCTCACGGCGAGGGCGGGGCGAGCCAGCTACATCGCGGCCGAGCGGGTCACCCGGCCCGACCCCGGCGCCGTGGCGGTGGCCGCCATCCTGAGAGCCGTGCTGGAGTCGCTGGATGGGCAGGAGTAA